The genomic interval ATCTCACCAACAGGGTCAGGGAGTCCTGCAACCTCCCTTACACCGTCTGACATAGCATTTAAGACCTTGTCAGTGATTGTGAGTCTGTCAATCATTGCCGCAGACAGACCCTTTCCCTTTGCTAATGCCACATCTTTTGTGTTTGCCTCCTTTATGGCATCTGCATTTATAAGGAGTTCATCCGCCATTCTTAAAAGGGCATTATTTTTAATGCCTGTATTGAGATTGGCTAATTCAAAAGAGGCAGAGCGGCTATCTTTTGCTATTTGTAATATTATAGATTCCATAGTCTTACAAAAAGGTTTTCAAGGCTAAAGCCTTGAGTTACTGTAACTCAAAGTCTTTAATCCGCCTGCCTCCTCAAAAATGTAGGCATATCAAGAATATCATCACCTGCTGAATTAAGGCTGCTCATCCTCGTCTGCCTTACGCCTTCCAAATTAAAAGGCTTATAACTTTTTTCTGTTTCAGGTTTTTTAGTTATACTGATTATCGGCGTTTCCAGCTCTGTTTTCATTTTTGGTTTCGTAGGTAGTGTTTTTTTTGAATGCTCTCTTATGCATTCTTCCCTGCCAAAACCTGTTGCAATCACTGTAACCCTTATCTCATCACCCATATTTTCATCTATTACAGCGCCGCAGATAATATTTGCATCCTCGTGTGCCTCCTCATGAATAAGGGAAGATGCCTCTTTAATCTCATGCAAAGCCATATCAGAAGAACCTGTGATATTTATAAGCACACCCATTGCACCATTTATGGATATATTTTCAAGGAGCGGACTGGATATTGCCTTTGTTGCTGCCTCAACAGCCCTGTTCTCGCCGCTGTGAGTGCCTGAGCCCATAAGTGCAAGCCCCATTTCTGCCATGATTGTCTTTACATCTGCAAAATCAACATTCATAAGACCATGGATTGTTATGACATCTGATATCCCTTTTACAGCCTGAAACAGCACCTCATCAGCCTTTTTAAAGGCATCCTGAAGGGATGTGTTCTTATTTGCTATGGAAAAGAGTCTTTCATTCGGGATTGTGATAACTGTATCAACATAATTTTTCAATTCCTTTATACCCTCGTCTGCAAACCTTGCCCTTTGCCTGCCTTCGTGTACAAACGGCTTTGTCACAACTGCAACTGTTAATGCGCCAATCTCTTTTGCAATCTCAGCAATTATAGGTGCGCCGCCTGTGCCTGTGCCTTTACCCATGCCAGCAGTTATAAATATCATGTCAGCGCCGTCAAGAACCTCTCTGATTCTGTCCCTGCTCTCAATCGCGGCATTTTTACCGATTTCAGGCCTTGCACCTGCACCAAGCCCCCTTGTCAACTGGACGCCAAGTTGAATCTTAACAGGGGACTTTGATACTGAAAGTGCCTGTGAGTCTGTGTTTGCAGTTACAAATTCAACACCCTCAAGCCTTTCATTTATCATGGTATTTACTGCATTTCCTCCTGCACCGCCAATACCTATAACCTTTATAATCGCCCTTTTGTGCAAACTATCTTCTAATTGGAACATAGGCACCTCCTTTTTACTCGCTTTGCGAGAATTGTAAAATGGAAATTGTAAATTTTAAAATTCCCAATCTTCAATTTGCAATTTTCAATTATTTAAAAAAACTCCCTCACCCACCCCTTCATCCTTGCAATGAGTTTATTAAATGTATTCCTATCCCCCCTTCCAAATCTGTTTTTTTGCGGCATCAGGTGACTATTTCCATATAGGACAAGCCCGACACCTGTTGAATACATTGGACTCCTTACCACATCCACAAGCCCGCCGATCCCTGTTGGCAATCCCCTCCTTACAGGCATATTAAATACCTGCTCTGCCAGTTCAACTATCCCGTCCATACTTGCAGTTCCGCCTGTAAGCACAATGCCTGATGCTGTCATGTTGTCATAACCTGAACTGCCTATCTCTGCACATACAAGTTGAAAAAGTTCCTCCATCCTTGGTTCTATAATCTCTGATAATATTTGCCTTGATACTGTCCTTGCCTGCCTCCCGCCTACACTCGGAACATCTATCATCTCATCCCTGCCAACCATTGATGTCATTGCACAGCCGTATTTCTTTTTAATCTTCTCTGCCTCACTTATAGGGGTGCGAAGACCTACTGCAATATCCCCGGTAACCTGATTTCCTCCAAGAGATATAACCCCTGTATGTTTGATTGTCCCGCTGTGGTAGATGGCAATATCTGTTGTGCCTCCACCAACATCTATAAGGGCAACACCCAGGTCCTTCTCATCCGGGGCCAAAACCGCCTCGCTGCTTGCGATTTGCTGGAGGATAATATCAGCAACATCAAGTCCTGCCTTGTTTGCACTCTTTATAATATTCTGTGCTGATGTAACAGCAGCAGTGACTATATGGATTTTAACCTCTAACCTCACACCGCTCATGCCAAGGGGGTCAAGGATGCCATCCTGCTCATCCACTATATATTCCTGCGGGAGTATGTGAATTACCTCTCTGTCAGGCGGTATTGCAACTGCCTTGGCTGCGTCTATGACCCTGTCTATATCAGGTTTAGTCACCTCCTTGTCCTTGACTGCTATTACACCATGACTGTTAAACCCTTTTATATGTCCGCCTGCTATCCCTGTATAAACTGTGTTTATGCTGCAGCCTGCCATCAGTTCAGCCTCTTCTACAGCCTTTTTAATGGATTGGACAGTAGATTCAATATTCACAACAACACCCTTTCTAAGTCCTCTGGAAGGATGGCTGCCTATGCATATAATCTCAATGCCTTCTTCCTTTATTTCACCAACAATGGTGCATATTTTTGTTGTTCCTATATCCAGCCCAACAACAAGATTATCTTTTTTCCCCATCTGTCATCACCACCTTTCTTATTCAACTATTAGCCATCTTAACAACAACCCTTTTCCCATAATTCATATCTACTGTCTTTACATACTTAATGGTACCGTTTAGTTCCTTTAACACCCTGTCAAGTCTTTCAAGTTTTTTTTGGAAGTTGTCAAATCCCATTTCAACCCTTACACCGCTGTCCATTGTATATAGTGTTAAGCCGTAGACAGGGTCAACCTTTATCTCTGAAATGTCATCTGTGCCAAATATCTCTCTATCATCCAGCAGTTTTATTAAAAGGACAGCGTCAATTATAAGTGATGATACCTTTTCATTATCTTCCACTCCGTCTTTTGAAATCCCAGCATTTATGACTGGCAAATCAAGGTCATCCTCCAAAGAAGCCCTTTTAAAAACAGAACCGCTCTCATCTATCAGGTAAAGTTCATCCATATTTATAAATGCAGCAGGGACCCTTTCCTTTATCTCCACAACCAACTTGTCAGGCATCCTTCTTTTTATCTTTAATGTATTTATCCATGGATGCTTTCTGATATTTACTGCCATGTCATCTATACTGGCAGCAAGGATATTATCCCCTATACGAATGCCTGCCAGTTCCAGAATCTCATCTCTGGAAATCCTTTTGACGCCCTGTATATCTATCTCTTTTATCCGTAACAGCGGTGAGTTTAAAAGTTCCTCATAAAATCTTTTGCCTGAAAAAGATATTGCTATGACTACTATTACTGCTGCTATGCCCTTAAATATCCTTTTAGACCTTCTGGACATACAGGTCTTTTTGACTCTTTTGAATAATGGTTCTTTCCTCCTAAAGTTTTTTGGTCTTTTAAATAACATGGGCATTTTTTAACCTTTATTCCTTACAGCCAAAAGCATCCTCTCAATAAGTTCTGTAAAATCTATGCCTGCACACCTTGCTGCCTTTGGCAGTAAACTCAGTTCTGTTAGACCAGGGACTGTGTTAAGTTCAAGAACATAGGGGTCATTTTTTTTGTCAAGGCATACATCAACCCTTGCTGCGCCGCAGCACCCAAGGGCATTGTATGCATTAATGGCAGCCTCTTTTACCCTGCATTCAACCCCTTTCTCCAATGGTGCAGGCGCGATGTAATCTGTCATCCCTTTTGTATATTTTGACCTATAGTCATATAAACCTTTTTTGGGTTTTATCTCTACTACAGGCAAAGGTTCTCCGCTTAATATCCCTACAGTAACCTCCCTGCCCTGAATAAACCTTTCCAGGACAATCTTGTTATCAAACCTGAAGGCTTTTTTAATTGCCTTTTGCAAATCCTTTTTATCCTTTACAACAGTAAGCCCTATTGTTGAACCCTGCCTTGCAGGTTTTACTACAAGAGGAAATTTGTAATTTGTAGTTCGTAATTCGTAATTCTTAATTCCTAATTCGTAATTTCTTATAACCTGCCAATCAGGTGTTGGTATACCATGAAACCTAAAAATCTCCTTTGCTGCTGCCTTGTCAAATGCCACTCCACTTGCAAGCACACCTGACCCTGTATATGGTATCCCCATTATCTCAAGGAGCCCCTGTATTGTGCCGTCTTCTCCATATTTGCCGTGTAGGGCGATAAATGCAAGTTTAATCTTCTTTTTCTCAATTACCTTTGCTGTATCCCTGCCTGCATCCACTGCAACCACTTTATAACCTTTACCCTTAAGCGCCTTATATACAGCCATGCCTGAGCAGAGGGATACCTCCCTTTCAGATGACATCCCGCCCATCAAAACCCCTATTTTAAGTTTTTTTAAATTAGTAATTCGTAATTCGTAATTCGTAATTTTTTTACTCCTCTCCGACAATCTTTATCTCCTCCTCAAGCAATACCCCTTTTTCCTTTAATACCCTATCCTTAATAATATTTATAAGTAACAGCACATCCTTTGTCTTTGCATCCCCAAGATTTACAATATAATTTGCGTGGACATCTGATACCATTGCATCACCTATCCTTGCACCCTTTAAACCAACCTCATCTATGAGTTTGCCTGCGCAAAGCCCTTCAGGGTTTTTAAATATTGAGCCTGCATTCGGCAGGCGAACAGACTGGGTCTTTTCCCTCCTTTTAATAAATTCGTTCATTTGTTTTTCTATTATAGATACATCCCCTTTTTTAAATTTAAGATGAACCCTTGTAATTATATAATCCGGCTTAAGACTGCACGACCTGTATGAAAAATGCAGTTCATCTCTTCTTATAAATATTTTACTGCCTCTTGTATCAGTCACATCAATCCCTGCCACAAGACTGCCTACATCAGCGCCGTATGCACCTGCATTCATTGCCACTACCCCACCAATGGTTCCTGGTATTTGGACTGCAAATTCAAGCCCTGAAAGTCCCCTTTTACTACATTCATTCACAATCTTTGCAAGTTTAACCCCTGCACCTGCGACCACATAGTCATCAGCCTGCCAGTATAAATCTTTAAATCCATCTGCGAGGTTTATTACAACACCCCTTATGCCGCCATCTCGGACAACAAGGTTTGTTCCAGCGCCAAGTAAAAAAACAGGGAAATCCTTTACATATGCAAACTTAAGTATCTCCTGAAGGTCATCTTCATCCAGAGGAAACGCCATAACATCCGTAGGACCGCCTATTTTCATGGATGTCCACTCTTTCATCAGGACATCAAAGAGGATGCGTCCTTTGAAGTTGCAAGTTGCAAGCCTGCCCCTGTAAGCAGTAAACAGGGGTTGCAAGTTGCAAGTCTTATCTTTCACTCTGTTAATTACCTCCTCTCTTAAACCTTGAAACTTGCATCTTGAATCTTCTTTAAAATCTCATCCCCTATCTGCCATATATCACCTGCACCAAATGTAATAATCATATCATCAGACTTAACCATATCTGCCAGATAATTAGGCACATCCTTTTTATTAGGTATATACACAACATTTTTATGACCATACCCTTTGATTCCTTCAAACAAACCTTTACCTGTTACACCTTCAACCTTGCCCTCTCCGGCAGGGTATATATCAGTGAGTATGAGGATGTCTGCATCATTAAATGCAGAGAGAAATTCATTAAATAGG from Deltaproteobacteria bacterium carries:
- the ftsZ gene encoding cell division protein FtsZ, translating into MFQLEDSLHKRAIIKVIGIGGAGGNAVNTMINERLEGVEFVTANTDSQALSVSKSPVKIQLGVQLTRGLGAGARPEIGKNAAIESRDRIREVLDGADMIFITAGMGKGTGTGGAPIIAEIAKEIGALTVAVVTKPFVHEGRQRARFADEGIKELKNYVDTVITIPNERLFSIANKNTSLQDAFKKADEVLFQAVKGISDVITIHGLMNVDFADVKTIMAEMGLALMGSGTHSGENRAVEAATKAISSPLLENISINGAMGVLINITGSSDMALHEIKEASSLIHEEAHEDANIICGAVIDENMGDEIRVTVIATGFGREECIREHSKKTLPTKPKMKTELETPIISITKKPETEKSYKPFNLEGVRQTRMSSLNSAGDDILDMPTFLRRQAD
- the ftsA gene encoding cell division protein FtsA → MGKKDNLVVGLDIGTTKICTIVGEIKEEGIEIICIGSHPSRGLRKGVVVNIESTVQSIKKAVEEAELMAGCSINTVYTGIAGGHIKGFNSHGVIAVKDKEVTKPDIDRVIDAAKAVAIPPDREVIHILPQEYIVDEQDGILDPLGMSGVRLEVKIHIVTAAVTSAQNIIKSANKAGLDVADIILQQIASSEAVLAPDEKDLGVALIDVGGGTTDIAIYHSGTIKHTGVISLGGNQVTGDIAVGLRTPISEAEKIKKKYGCAMTSMVGRDEMIDVPSVGGRQARTVSRQILSEIIEPRMEELFQLVCAEIGSSGYDNMTASGIVLTGGTASMDGIVELAEQVFNMPVRRGLPTGIGGLVDVVRSPMYSTGVGLVLYGNSHLMPQKNRFGRGDRNTFNKLIARMKGWVREFF
- a CDS encoding FtsQ-type POTRA domain-containing protein, translated to MSRRSKRIFKGIAAVIVVIAISFSGKRFYEELLNSPLLRIKEIDIQGVKRISRDEILELAGIRIGDNILAASIDDMAVNIRKHPWINTLKIKRRMPDKLVVEIKERVPAAFINMDELYLIDESGSVFKRASLEDDLDLPVINAGISKDGVEDNEKVSSLIIDAVLLIKLLDDREIFGTDDISEIKVDPVYGLTLYTMDSGVRVEMGFDNFQKKLERLDRVLKELNGTIKYVKTVDMNYGKRVVVKMANS
- a CDS encoding D-alanine--D-alanine ligase, with amino-acid sequence MGGMSSEREVSLCSGMAVYKALKGKGYKVVAVDAGRDTAKVIEKKKIKLAFIALHGKYGEDGTIQGLLEIMGIPYTGSGVLASGVAFDKAAAKEIFRFHGIPTPDWQVIRNYELGIKNYELRTTNYKFPLVVKPARQGSTIGLTVVKDKKDLQKAIKKAFRFDNKIVLERFIQGREVTVGILSGEPLPVVEIKPKKGLYDYRSKYTKGMTDYIAPAPLEKGVECRVKEAAINAYNALGCCGAARVDVCLDKKNDPYVLELNTVPGLTELSLLPKAARCAGIDFTELIERMLLAVRNKG
- the murB gene encoding UDP-N-acetylmuramate dehydrogenase encodes the protein MKDKTCNLQPLFTAYRGRLATCNFKGRILFDVLMKEWTSMKIGGPTDVMAFPLDEDDLQEILKFAYVKDFPVFLLGAGTNLVVRDGGIRGVVINLADGFKDLYWQADDYVVAGAGVKLAKIVNECSKRGLSGLEFAVQIPGTIGGVVAMNAGAYGADVGSLVAGIDVTDTRGSKIFIRRDELHFSYRSCSLKPDYIITRVHLKFKKGDVSIIEKQMNEFIKRREKTQSVRLPNAGSIFKNPEGLCAGKLIDEVGLKGARIGDAMVSDVHANYIVNLGDAKTKDVLLLINIIKDRVLKEKGVLLEEEIKIVGEE